One genomic region from Nymphaea colorata isolate Beijing-Zhang1983 chromosome 12, ASM883128v2, whole genome shotgun sequence encodes:
- the LOC116265983 gene encoding probable transcription factor KAN2 isoform X3: protein MELSHPTPDLSLQISPPNAKPTPTWLRDSEPVAAHHQKQQMAVFWRHNLGPNQISPTTNTEASFQLSLASPRPPESDAAPARLFLDPADAKAHHHYMGQHHHQYHHHPYAHGYGFRPIRGVPVYHSPQYPFLPSDSFATSILPELPSSPSSSPAAGVFRSRYGARFPAKRSLRAPRMRWTSSLHARFVHAVELLGGHERATPKSVLELMDVKDLTLAHVKSHLQMYRTVKTTDKPAVSSGQPEGFGSGHSGEISDEFTAGNAAAADRVSSNSAARDSQLLHQSLWSNSSSRGAWLQAGSVDSQSSMTYLKEKSSSPESSTTLSGTNLKSPNLEFTLGRPD, encoded by the exons ATGGAGCTCTCCCACCCAACTCCAGATTTGTCTCTGCAGATTAGCCCCCCAAACGCGAAGCCAACACCCACATGGTTGAGGGACTCGGAACCAGTCGCTGCGCACCACCAGAAGCAGCAGATGGCGGTCTTCTGGCGCCACAACCTCGGCCCCAACCAAATCAGTCCTACCACCAACACCGAGGCTTCCTTCCAGCTCTCCCTGGCTAGTCCCCGGCCTCCGGAATCCGATGCCGCTCCGGCGAGGCTGTTCTTGGATCCAGCCGACGCCAAGGCCCATCACCATTACATGGGCCAACACCACCACCAGTACCACCATCATCCCTATGCTCACGGCTACGGTTTCAGGCCTATAAGGGGTGTCCCCGTCTACCATTCTCCCCAGTATCCCTTTCTTCCCTCCGACAGCTTCGCCACCTCTATCCTGCCGGAGTTGCCGTCGTCGCCGTCTTCATCTCCGGCGGCTGGGGTTTTCAGATCGAGATATGGGGCAAGGTTTCCAGCCAAGCGAAGCCTGCGGGCGCCAAGGATGCGGTGGACGAGCTCACTCCACGCCCGGTTTGTCCACGCAGTGGAGCTGCTCGGGGGCCATGAGA GGGCAACTCCAAAGTCCGTTCTCGAGCTCATGGATGTCAAAGATCTCACTCTAGCCCATGTAAAAAGCCATTtgcag ATGTATAGAACCGTGAAGACCACTGACAAGCCTGCAGTGTCTTCAG GGCAGCCGGAGGGCTTCGGATCCGGTCACAGTGGAGAAATCTCAGACGAGTTTACAGCGGGAAACGCTGCAGCAGCAGATCGCGTCAGTTCCAACAGCGCTGCTCGAGACTCTCAGTTGTTGCACCAGAGCCTGTGGAGCAATTCCTCCAG TAGAGGAGCTTGGCTGCAGGCTGGTTCAGTGGATTCTCAGTCGAGCATGACTTATTTAAAG GAAAAGAGCAGCAGCCCAGAGAGCTCGACCACCCTCTCAGGGACGAACCTCAAGAGCCCCAACCTTGAGTTCACCTTGGGCAGACCCGATTGA
- the LOC116265983 gene encoding probable transcription factor KAN2 isoform X1, whose translation MELSHPTPDLSLQISPPNAKPTPTWLRDSEPVAAHHQKQQMAVFWRHNLGPNQISPTTNTEASFQLSLASPRPPESDAAPARLFLDPADAKAHHHYMGQHHHQYHHHPYAHGYGFRPIRGVPVYHSPQYPFLPSDSFATSILPELPSSPSSSPAAGVFRSRYGARFPAKRSLRAPRMRWTSSLHARFVHAVELLGGHERATPKSVLELMDVKDLTLAHVKSHLQMYRTVKTTDKPAVSSGQPEGFGSGHSGEISDEFTAGNAAAADRVSSNSAARDSQLLHQSLWSNSSSRGAWLQAGSVDSQSSMTYLKEEGKDFSFYHLQLGWFSKPNPFTMDQAGKEQQPRELDHPLRDEPQEPQP comes from the exons ATGGAGCTCTCCCACCCAACTCCAGATTTGTCTCTGCAGATTAGCCCCCCAAACGCGAAGCCAACACCCACATGGTTGAGGGACTCGGAACCAGTCGCTGCGCACCACCAGAAGCAGCAGATGGCGGTCTTCTGGCGCCACAACCTCGGCCCCAACCAAATCAGTCCTACCACCAACACCGAGGCTTCCTTCCAGCTCTCCCTGGCTAGTCCCCGGCCTCCGGAATCCGATGCCGCTCCGGCGAGGCTGTTCTTGGATCCAGCCGACGCCAAGGCCCATCACCATTACATGGGCCAACACCACCACCAGTACCACCATCATCCCTATGCTCACGGCTACGGTTTCAGGCCTATAAGGGGTGTCCCCGTCTACCATTCTCCCCAGTATCCCTTTCTTCCCTCCGACAGCTTCGCCACCTCTATCCTGCCGGAGTTGCCGTCGTCGCCGTCTTCATCTCCGGCGGCTGGGGTTTTCAGATCGAGATATGGGGCAAGGTTTCCAGCCAAGCGAAGCCTGCGGGCGCCAAGGATGCGGTGGACGAGCTCACTCCACGCCCGGTTTGTCCACGCAGTGGAGCTGCTCGGGGGCCATGAGA GGGCAACTCCAAAGTCCGTTCTCGAGCTCATGGATGTCAAAGATCTCACTCTAGCCCATGTAAAAAGCCATTtgcag ATGTATAGAACCGTGAAGACCACTGACAAGCCTGCAGTGTCTTCAG GGCAGCCGGAGGGCTTCGGATCCGGTCACAGTGGAGAAATCTCAGACGAGTTTACAGCGGGAAACGCTGCAGCAGCAGATCGCGTCAGTTCCAACAGCGCTGCTCGAGACTCTCAGTTGTTGCACCAGAGCCTGTGGAGCAATTCCTCCAG TAGAGGAGCTTGGCTGCAGGCTGGTTCAGTGGATTCTCAGTCGAGCATGACTTATTTAAAG gaggaggggaaggacTTTAGTTTTTACCATCTTCAATTGGGATGGTTCAGTAAACCAAATCCATTTACCATGGACCAAGCAG GAAAAGAGCAGCAGCCCAGAGAGCTCGACCACCCTCTCAGGGACGAACCTCAAGAGCCCCAACCTTGA
- the LOC116265983 gene encoding probable transcription factor KAN2 isoform X2, producing MELSHPTPDLSLQISPPNAKPTPTWLRDSEPVAAHHQKQQMAVFWRHNLGPNQISPTTNTEASFQLSLASPRPPESDAAPARLFLDPADAKAHHHYMGQHHHQYHHHPYAHGYGFRPIRGVPVYHSPQYPFLPSDSFATSILPELPSSPSSSPAAGVFRSRYGARFPAKRSLRAPRMRWTSSLHARFVHAVELLGGHERATPKSVLELMDVKDLTLAHVKSHLQMYRTVKTTDKPAVSSGQPEGFGSGHSGEISDEFTAGNAAAADRVSSNSAARDSQLLHQSLWSNSSSRGAWLQAGSVDSQSSMTYLKEGKDFSFYHLQLGWFSKPNPFTMDQAGKEQQPRELDHPLRDEPQEPQP from the exons ATGGAGCTCTCCCACCCAACTCCAGATTTGTCTCTGCAGATTAGCCCCCCAAACGCGAAGCCAACACCCACATGGTTGAGGGACTCGGAACCAGTCGCTGCGCACCACCAGAAGCAGCAGATGGCGGTCTTCTGGCGCCACAACCTCGGCCCCAACCAAATCAGTCCTACCACCAACACCGAGGCTTCCTTCCAGCTCTCCCTGGCTAGTCCCCGGCCTCCGGAATCCGATGCCGCTCCGGCGAGGCTGTTCTTGGATCCAGCCGACGCCAAGGCCCATCACCATTACATGGGCCAACACCACCACCAGTACCACCATCATCCCTATGCTCACGGCTACGGTTTCAGGCCTATAAGGGGTGTCCCCGTCTACCATTCTCCCCAGTATCCCTTTCTTCCCTCCGACAGCTTCGCCACCTCTATCCTGCCGGAGTTGCCGTCGTCGCCGTCTTCATCTCCGGCGGCTGGGGTTTTCAGATCGAGATATGGGGCAAGGTTTCCAGCCAAGCGAAGCCTGCGGGCGCCAAGGATGCGGTGGACGAGCTCACTCCACGCCCGGTTTGTCCACGCAGTGGAGCTGCTCGGGGGCCATGAGA GGGCAACTCCAAAGTCCGTTCTCGAGCTCATGGATGTCAAAGATCTCACTCTAGCCCATGTAAAAAGCCATTtgcag ATGTATAGAACCGTGAAGACCACTGACAAGCCTGCAGTGTCTTCAG GGCAGCCGGAGGGCTTCGGATCCGGTCACAGTGGAGAAATCTCAGACGAGTTTACAGCGGGAAACGCTGCAGCAGCAGATCGCGTCAGTTCCAACAGCGCTGCTCGAGACTCTCAGTTGTTGCACCAGAGCCTGTGGAGCAATTCCTCCAG TAGAGGAGCTTGGCTGCAGGCTGGTTCAGTGGATTCTCAGTCGAGCATGACTTATTTAAAG gaggggaaggacTTTAGTTTTTACCATCTTCAATTGGGATGGTTCAGTAAACCAAATCCATTTACCATGGACCAAGCAG GAAAAGAGCAGCAGCCCAGAGAGCTCGACCACCCTCTCAGGGACGAACCTCAAGAGCCCCAACCTTGA
- the LOC116265983 gene encoding probable transcription factor KAN2 isoform X4, giving the protein MELSHPTPDLSLQISPPNAKPTPTWLRDSEPVAAHHQKQQMAVFWRHNLGPNQISPTTNTEASFQLSLASPRPPESDAAPARLFLDPADAKAHHHYMGQHHHQYHHHPYAHGYGFRPIRGVPVYHSPQYPFLPSDSFATSILPELPSSPSSSPAAGVFRSRYGARFPAKRSLRAPRMRWTSSLHARFVHAVELLGGHERATPKSVLELMDVKDLTLAHVKSHLQMYRTVKTTDKPAVSSGQPEGFGSGHSGEISDEFTAGNAAAADRVSSNSAARDSQLLHQSLWSNSSSRGAWLQAGSVDSQSSMTYLK; this is encoded by the exons ATGGAGCTCTCCCACCCAACTCCAGATTTGTCTCTGCAGATTAGCCCCCCAAACGCGAAGCCAACACCCACATGGTTGAGGGACTCGGAACCAGTCGCTGCGCACCACCAGAAGCAGCAGATGGCGGTCTTCTGGCGCCACAACCTCGGCCCCAACCAAATCAGTCCTACCACCAACACCGAGGCTTCCTTCCAGCTCTCCCTGGCTAGTCCCCGGCCTCCGGAATCCGATGCCGCTCCGGCGAGGCTGTTCTTGGATCCAGCCGACGCCAAGGCCCATCACCATTACATGGGCCAACACCACCACCAGTACCACCATCATCCCTATGCTCACGGCTACGGTTTCAGGCCTATAAGGGGTGTCCCCGTCTACCATTCTCCCCAGTATCCCTTTCTTCCCTCCGACAGCTTCGCCACCTCTATCCTGCCGGAGTTGCCGTCGTCGCCGTCTTCATCTCCGGCGGCTGGGGTTTTCAGATCGAGATATGGGGCAAGGTTTCCAGCCAAGCGAAGCCTGCGGGCGCCAAGGATGCGGTGGACGAGCTCACTCCACGCCCGGTTTGTCCACGCAGTGGAGCTGCTCGGGGGCCATGAGA GGGCAACTCCAAAGTCCGTTCTCGAGCTCATGGATGTCAAAGATCTCACTCTAGCCCATGTAAAAAGCCATTtgcag ATGTATAGAACCGTGAAGACCACTGACAAGCCTGCAGTGTCTTCAG GGCAGCCGGAGGGCTTCGGATCCGGTCACAGTGGAGAAATCTCAGACGAGTTTACAGCGGGAAACGCTGCAGCAGCAGATCGCGTCAGTTCCAACAGCGCTGCTCGAGACTCTCAGTTGTTGCACCAGAGCCTGTGGAGCAATTCCTCCAG TAGAGGAGCTTGGCTGCAGGCTGGTTCAGTGGATTCTCAGTCGAGCATGACTTATTTAAAG TAA
- the LOC116265887 gene encoding lysine-specific demethylase JMJ13, protein MVEGRVCSSREVKNGIDILDRRKLYQMNFGIGSGANARNTMARSGGDALRPPGSCGTGLHGKAGPCSQLNGVSVRDDAFSRRKVVKADSTDLGWIDRIPECPVFFPTKEEFDDPLVYLQKIAPTASKYGICKIVSPLSASVPAGVVLMKEKAGFKFTTRVQPLRLSEWDSEDKITFYMSGRNYTFRDYEKMANKVFSRRYSSAGCLPAKYLEEEFWHEIACGKTETVEYACDIDGSAFSTSLNDQLGKSKWNLKAVSRLPKSTLRLLDTAIPGVTDPMLYIGMLFSMFAWHVEDHYLYSINYHHCGASKTWYGIPGHAASAFERVVGKHVYKHEILSGEGEDAAFDVLLGKTTMFSPSILLEHDVPVYKAVQNPGDFVITFPRSYHAGFSHGFNCGEAVNFAMGDWFPLGTVASQRYSILNRLPLLPHEELLCKESMLLFKSSLLTESSNADVCSLDLTSQRCIKVSFAHLMRYQHWVRWLLMKLGAHPSFSLDDAQGTLLCSLCKRDCYVAFITCDCFVHPICLRHRTENMACRCGSNRTIHLRENLLEMESVAWAFEQDNGVLAEVEKELLHGDGSFSQINFPHSSEGYTPYCEIEYELKSKTKEQGHCSISSLDNDRQRSPLEDMEDTQEIVKIGSLKDGIVNANALQSDANRKYGNGTVSQTRSLDVSVKEQDSSIQLVPHGVKCASNENFHHLQDMSSDIQEDDDSDSEIFRVKRRRTVKVEHRSAHSISDLKVSEQQVLKRLKKVLPDGKNEQSTSVVISHKLEQQPSFARFSKSEACCSSRSTDGPVHRESQGHLPISFKHRSAVTGSRRPEDLMLEERKLQSREHHITDHSRTRMIDSDLRRVKVRGSFFTTNKQSESSCIFTKTSDRSIGHLL, encoded by the exons GTGGAAGGAAGAGTTTGTTCGTCCAGAGAGGTTAAGAATGGGATAGACATTTTGGACCGCAGAAAGCTCTACCAAATGAATTTTGGAATAGGATCTGGAGCAAATGCACGCAATACGATGGCCAGGAGTGGAGGAGATGCATTAAGGCCTCCAGGTTCATGTGGAACGGGATTGCATGGAAAGGCTGGACCATGTTCTCAGCTCAATGGTGTGTCTGTGCGAGATGATGCTTTCTCAAGGCGTAAGGTTGTCAAGGCTGATTCTACAGACCTAGGGTGGATTGACAGGATTCCAGAATGTCCTGTATTTTTCCCAACGAAAGAGGAGTTTGATGATCCTTTAGTTTATCTCCAAAAGATTGCCCCTACGGCTTCCAAATATG GTATATGCAAGATTGTTTCACCTTTGAGTGCTTCAGTACCTGCTGGTGTTGTGCTGATGAAAGAAAAGGCTGGATTCAAGTTTACAACTCGAGTGCAGCCCCTTCGCCTATCTGAGTGGGATAGTGAGGACAAGATCACCTTTTACATGAGTGGGAG aAATTATACATTCCGTGATTACGAGAAGATGGCAAACAAAGTATTTTCACGAAGATATTCTAGTGCTGGATGCCTTCCTGCAAAGTACTTGGAAGAGGAGTTTTGGCATGAAATAGCATGCGGGAAAACAGAAACTGTTGAGTATGCATGTGATATTGATGGTAGTGCTTTTTCAACTTCCCTGAATGATCAGCTTGGGAAAAGCAAATGGAATTTGAAG GCTGTCTCTCGGCTGCCAAAGTCAACTTTGCGGCTTCTTGACACTGCAATTCCG GGTGTAACAGATCCTATGCTTTACATTGGCATGCTATTCAGCATGTTTGCTTGGCATGTGGAAGATCATTACCTGTACAG CATTAATTATCATCATTGTGGGGCCTCAAAAACTTGGTATGGCATTCCTGGGCATGCAGCGTCTGCATTTGAAAGAGTTGTGGGGAAGCACGTGTATAAACATGAAATTCTTTCTGGTGAAGGAGAAGATGCAGCATTTGATGTACTTCTGGGAAAGACAACCATGTTTTCACCAAGTATTCTCTTGGAACATGATGTCCCTGTATACAAAGCTGTGCAAAACCCTGGAGACTTTGTAATCACCTTCCCTCGGTCTTATCATGCAGGTTTCAGTCATG GTTTTAATTGTGGTGAAGCAGTGAACTTTGCAATGGGGGACTGGTTTCCTTTGGGGACAGTTGCCAGTCAACGCTATTCAATTCTGAACCGGTTACCTCTTCTTCCTCATGAAGAGCTTTTGTGCAAAGAATCAATGCTTCTCTTCAAGAGCTCATTGTTGACTGAGTCGAGCAATGCTGATGTTTGTTCACTAGATCTAACTTCTCAGCGCTGTATAAAGGTTTCCTTTGCACACCTTATGAGGTATCAGCATTGGGTTCGCTGGTTGCTTATGAAGCTGGGGGCACATCCAAGCTTTTCCCTGGATGATGCCCAAGGAACTCTGCTTTGCAGTCTCTGCAAACGTGATTGTTATGTTGCATTCATAACATGTGACTGCTTTGTGCATCCTATATGCCTTCGCCATA GGACTGAGAACATGGCCTGCAGATGTGGCAGTAACCGAACCATACATTTAAGGGAGAACCTTTTGGAAATGGAATCTGTTGCGTGGGCCTTTGAACAAGATAATGGAGTATTAGCAGAGGTGGAAAAGGAACTTTTGCACGGTGATGGTTCATTTTCCCAGATTAATTTTCCTCACAGTTCAGAAGGCTATACGCCATATTGCGAAATTGAGTATGAGTTGAAGTCCAAAACCAAGGAACAAGGCCATTGCTCGATTAGCAGTCTAGATAATGATAGGCAGAGGTCACCTTTGGAGGATATGGAGGACACACAAGAAATTGTCAAAATTGGTTCCTTAAAGGACGGGATTGTTAATGCAAATGCTTTGCAATCTGAT GCTAATAGGAAATATGGAAATGGAACTGTAAGTCAAACTAGAAGTTTAGATGTTTCAGTGAAGGAGCAAGATTCAAGCATACAATTGGTGCCTCATGGCGTCAAATGTGCCAGCAATGAAAACTTTCATCATCTTCAAGATATGTCATCTGATATTCAGGAGGATGATGACTCTGATTCAGAAATATTCAGGGTTAAGCGACGTCGGACTGTCAAAGTAGAACATAGATCTGCTCACAGCATATCTGATCTAAAAGTTTCTGAACAGCAG GTGCTTAAACGGCTGAAGAAAGTTCTACCAGATGGAAAGAATGAACAATCAACTTCAGTCGTCATATCTCACAAACTTGAGCAGCAGCCTAGTTTCGCAAGGTTTTCTAAATCAGAAGCTTGTTGTAGTTCCAGATCCACGGATGGTCCTGTTCATAGAGAATCTCAGGGACATCTGCCTATTTCCTTCAAGCACAGGTCTGCGGTTACAGGATCACGGAGGCCAGAGGATTTAATGCTGGAGGAAAGAAAACTACAGAGCAGAGAACACCACATCACTGATCACTCTAGGACTCGGATGATTGACAGTGATCTAAGACGTGTGAAAGTTCGTGGTTCCTTTTTTACTACCAACAAGCAATCAGAATCTAGCTGTATATTTACCAAAACAAGTGACAGATCTATAGGGCATTTGTTATGA